In bacterium, the following proteins share a genomic window:
- the sucD gene encoding succinate--CoA ligase subunit alpha — protein MSILIDAATKVLVQGMTGGEGSFHTAQMVAAGTRVVGGCTPGKGGTVHEGIPVFDSVLEAKNATGANATAIFVPPAFAADAILEAIDAEIPLIVAITEGIPVLDMLKVKNALVASGKSRLIGPNCPGIVTPGRCKIGIMPMMIFQPGTVGVLSRSGTLTYEAVDQLTRIGLGQSTAVGIGGDPIIGSPFTSLLPLFQADPQTEAMVMIGEIGGTAEEEAAEWIKANMTKPVVAFIAGATAPPGRRMGHAGAIISGGKGTAAEKKAALRAAGITVCDSPAEIGATVAKVLGRA, from the coding sequence ATGAGCATTCTGATCGACGCGGCAACCAAGGTCCTCGTCCAGGGCATGACCGGCGGCGAGGGCTCGTTCCACACCGCCCAGATGGTCGCGGCCGGCACGCGCGTCGTCGGCGGCTGCACGCCCGGCAAGGGCGGCACGGTCCACGAGGGCATTCCGGTCTTCGACTCGGTGCTCGAGGCGAAGAACGCGACCGGCGCCAACGCCACCGCGATCTTCGTGCCGCCGGCCTTCGCCGCCGACGCGATCCTCGAGGCGATCGACGCCGAGATCCCGCTGATCGTCGCGATCACCGAGGGGATCCCGGTCCTCGACATGCTGAAGGTCAAGAACGCGCTGGTCGCCTCCGGCAAGTCGCGGCTGATCGGGCCGAACTGCCCGGGCATCGTCACGCCCGGCCGCTGCAAGATCGGCATCATGCCGATGATGATCTTCCAGCCCGGCACCGTCGGCGTGCTCTCCCGCTCCGGCACCCTGACCTACGAGGCCGTGGACCAGTTGACGCGGATCGGCCTCGGCCAGAGCACGGCCGTGGGGATCGGCGGCGACCCGATCATCGGCTCGCCGTTCACCTCGCTGCTGCCGCTCTTCCAGGCGGACCCGCAGACCGAGGCGATGGTGATGATCGGCGAGATCGGCGGCACGGCCGAGGAAGAAGCCGCCGAGTGGATCAAGGCGAACATGACCAAGCCGGTCGTCGCCTTCATCGCCGGGGCGACGGCGCCTCCGGGACGCCGCATGGGCCACGCCGGCGCGATCATCAGCGGCGGCAAGGGCACCGCGGCGGAGAAGAAGGCCGCGCTGCGGGCGGCCGGGATCACCGTTTGCGACTCGCCGGCCGAGATCGGCGCGACGGTGGCCAAGGTTCTCGGTCGCGCCTGA
- the dacB gene encoding D-alanyl-D-alanine carboxypeptidase/D-alanyl-D-alanine-endopeptidase yields MKPIFACLFAAALAVPAARAADMVPGPLRRALDAPVFAGQGIGLYAVRPDGSAIAAFGAERPLVPASTMKVVTAACALDALGPDFTFRTRFLADKRPGSDGVVRGAVYLVGGGDPMFRAEDLWTAVQDLARSGVKRIAGDVVLDDGRFEPPGRPATWPPALSFPAPYDSPQSALALAWNAAELVVQGGPRPGAPARAETAPLPHLAKIENGVTTAGRTAVTLAFSPAADGPATARLSGSVAKGATFREWIHLGDPTQAVGAALAELLPHAGIKLDGRIRRGAAPANAAALVERRSFPLGTTLAPIMKHSSNFGAEMVARTIAAEAGAKPATIAAGAARLSACLDRWGAPRTGVSVLDGSGYSHGDRLTARALVAALLAAKRAKWGADFEATLPTAAEDGSLRRRLRDMRGRVRAKTGTLDGVHALAGYIDTPGGREVVFAVLVNKTRRGGPFLGHPDVDKLVRAIAAAADGRSSGEEDETPAPRRRRRS; encoded by the coding sequence ATGAAACCGATCTTCGCCTGTCTGTTCGCCGCCGCGCTGGCGGTCCCCGCCGCCCGCGCCGCGGACATGGTCCCCGGGCCGCTGCGGCGCGCGCTCGACGCCCCGGTCTTCGCCGGCCAGGGAATCGGCCTTTACGCGGTCCGTCCCGACGGCTCGGCGATCGCCGCCTTCGGCGCCGAGCGCCCGCTCGTTCCGGCCTCGACGATGAAGGTCGTCACCGCCGCCTGCGCCCTCGACGCGCTCGGCCCCGACTTCACCTTCCGCACCCGCTTCCTCGCCGACAAGCGGCCGGGGAGCGACGGCGTCGTGCGCGGCGCGGTCTACCTCGTCGGCGGCGGCGACCCGATGTTCCGCGCCGAGGACCTCTGGACGGCCGTGCAGGACCTGGCCCGCTCCGGCGTGAAGCGGATCGCCGGCGACGTCGTCCTCGACGACGGCCGCTTCGAGCCGCCGGGACGCCCCGCCACGTGGCCGCCCGCCCTCTCCTTCCCCGCCCCCTACGACTCGCCGCAGAGCGCCTTGGCGCTGGCCTGGAACGCCGCGGAGCTGGTCGTGCAGGGTGGCCCGCGCCCGGGAGCTCCGGCGCGCGCGGAGACGGCCCCGCTGCCGCACCTCGCGAAGATCGAGAACGGCGTGACGACCGCAGGGCGCACCGCGGTGACGCTCGCCTTCTCCCCCGCCGCCGACGGCCCGGCGACGGCCCGCCTCTCCGGCTCGGTCGCCAAGGGCGCGACGTTCCGCGAGTGGATTCATCTCGGCGACCCGACGCAGGCGGTCGGCGCGGCGCTCGCGGAGTTGCTGCCGCACGCCGGGATCAAGCTCGACGGCCGGATCCGCCGCGGCGCCGCCCCCGCGAACGCAGCGGCGCTGGTCGAGCGCCGCAGCTTCCCCCTCGGGACGACGCTCGCGCCGATCATGAAGCACTCGTCGAACTTCGGCGCCGAGATGGTCGCGCGGACGATCGCCGCCGAGGCCGGCGCGAAGCCGGCGACGATCGCCGCCGGCGCCGCGCGCCTCTCGGCCTGCCTCGACCGCTGGGGCGCGCCGCGGACCGGCGTCTCGGTCCTCGACGGCTCCGGCTACAGCCACGGCGACCGCCTCACCGCCCGCGCGCTCGTCGCCGCGCTGCTCGCCGCCAAGCGCGCCAAGTGGGGCGCCGATTTCGAGGCGACGCTGCCGACGGCGGCCGAGGACGGCTCGCTGCGGCGCCGCCTCCGCGACATGCGCGGACGCGTCCGCGCCAAGACCGGCACGCTCGACGGCGTCCACGCGCTCGCCGGCTACATCGACACGCCGGGCGGGCGCGAAGTCGTCTTCGCCGTCCTCGTCAACAAGACCCGCCGCGGCGGGCCGTTCCTCGGCCACCCGGACGTCGACAAGCTGGTGCGCGCGATCGCCGCCGCGGCCGACGGCCGCTCGTCCGGCGAAGAAGACGAAACGCCGGCGCCGCGGAGGCGCCGGCGTTCCTGA
- the ndk gene encoding nucleoside-diphosphate kinase, which yields MAIERTLAIVKPDAVRKNVIGEAIKAAEAHGLRPVALKRVHLTKKQAEGFYAVHRERSFFADLTTFMSEGPVVVMALEGENAIAMWRGILGATDPAKAAPGTLRQQFGESIQCNGFHGSDAPETAAFEIGYMFSAFEIC from the coding sequence ATGGCCATCGAACGCACCCTCGCCATCGTCAAGCCGGACGCCGTCCGCAAGAACGTGATCGGCGAGGCGATCAAGGCCGCCGAGGCGCACGGCCTGCGCCCCGTCGCCCTCAAGCGGGTCCACCTGACCAAGAAGCAGGCCGAGGGGTTCTACGCCGTCCACCGCGAGCGCTCGTTCTTCGCCGACCTCACGACCTTCATGAGCGAGGGCCCGGTCGTCGTGATGGCGCTCGAGGGCGAGAACGCGATCGCCATGTGGCGCGGAATCCTCGGCGCGACCGATCCGGCCAAGGCGGCCCCGGGCACGCTCCGCCAGCAGTTCGGCGAGAGCATCCAGTGCAACGGCTTCCACGGCTCGGACGCGCCGGAGACGGCGGCGTTCGAGATCGGCTACATGTTCAGCGCCTTCGAGATCTGCTGA
- the bamA gene encoding outer membrane protein assembly factor BamA — translation MPDTRRFAFLPLAFACWAAAVCAPALAQENPITCDTISAIEVRGNAKMSADAVRFDLTIKPGARWDDGAVHREYIRFWRRGLFSDLRFSKRCDPAGAVLVIDLRERPTLLSVTYDKSKDITQQQIEDYFKQREFQLQVGQPLDRKKIWRAESLIKEALTQKGFMDAEAKAEIKTVSATTRSVVFHMKGGGKTRIRKLNFIGNEAFGARTLRSQLKLVEPWKWYWPWGAKSLYHPLKYQQDSTNITQYYKDHGYLDADLRPPAVDVRAVDPEKAKRKAEARAAKETAKQAKDKEKAVRAGATWIDKPAPEPDVRVKKWVYLTVPVDEGKLYHLGTVKFEGNTIFKPEELRRYIPLRDGAILSDAALEAGVTAVRAAYGAKGYVYAAVTRRFERRPGPDAVADVVVQIEEEQPYTIRRIEFRGNTTTNDVVLRREMNVFEGELLNKAQLDRSVQKLQMLGFWMPGEEPTLEPVPGKSEVDVRVQGEEQSRNEVQIGGGYSELEGAFFLASYQTRNLLGRGEALELSAQVGGYSNRSSISFTEPWFLGKPNTFGFQLFRRSYDYGQYQDASGAQQRLQQTSTGGALTLGRRLGDFSTFQITYGYESVDADTIDVSSYFASTRTKIGSLTPLYSFRRVNNPMRPTRGMEIQLVPQIASKIFGGDTNFFRPRISFSGYHPIFSKLFVAAHLEAQYVRAFGSYDRKTGVIDGVPRFERFYLGGDSIGPRIFETRSISPLRDIVEVDQNGNPVLDAFGNPYIVSNAYVGGNKSILGQFELGLPIGKTATFAGFFDAGGVYDNGVHINTSDMRMSAGVEFRVYLPVFQAPIRLIYGWPIKSKSYDEISRFQFSIGLPF, via the coding sequence ATGCCCGACACTCGACGCTTCGCGTTCCTGCCGCTGGCTTTTGCCTGCTGGGCCGCCGCCGTGTGCGCACCGGCGCTCGCCCAGGAAAATCCGATCACCTGCGACACCATCAGCGCCATCGAGGTGCGCGGCAACGCGAAGATGAGCGCGGACGCCGTGCGGTTCGATCTGACGATCAAGCCCGGCGCGCGATGGGACGACGGCGCGGTCCACCGCGAGTACATCCGCTTCTGGCGGAGGGGGCTCTTCTCGGACCTCCGCTTCTCGAAGCGCTGCGACCCGGCCGGGGCCGTCCTGGTGATCGACCTCCGCGAGCGTCCGACGCTGCTCTCGGTGACCTACGACAAGTCGAAGGACATCACCCAGCAGCAGATCGAGGACTACTTCAAGCAGCGGGAGTTCCAGCTCCAGGTCGGGCAGCCGCTGGACCGCAAGAAGATCTGGCGGGCGGAGTCGCTGATCAAGGAGGCCTTGACGCAGAAGGGGTTCATGGACGCCGAGGCCAAGGCGGAGATCAAGACCGTCTCCGCCACCACCCGCTCGGTCGTCTTCCACATGAAGGGCGGGGGGAAGACCCGCATCCGCAAGCTGAACTTCATCGGCAACGAAGCGTTCGGCGCCCGGACGCTGCGCAGCCAGCTCAAGCTGGTCGAGCCGTGGAAGTGGTACTGGCCGTGGGGCGCGAAGTCGCTCTACCACCCGCTCAAGTACCAGCAGGACTCGACGAACATCACCCAGTACTACAAGGACCACGGCTACCTCGACGCCGACCTCCGGCCGCCCGCCGTGGACGTGCGGGCCGTCGATCCGGAGAAGGCCAAGCGGAAGGCGGAGGCGCGCGCGGCGAAGGAGACGGCGAAGCAGGCCAAGGACAAGGAGAAGGCCGTCCGCGCCGGCGCGACGTGGATCGACAAGCCGGCCCCCGAGCCGGACGTCCGCGTCAAGAAGTGGGTCTACCTGACCGTTCCGGTGGACGAAGGGAAGCTCTACCACCTCGGCACGGTGAAGTTCGAAGGAAACACGATCTTCAAGCCGGAAGAGCTGCGGCGGTACATCCCGCTGCGCGACGGCGCGATCCTCTCCGACGCCGCCCTCGAGGCGGGCGTCACCGCGGTCCGCGCGGCCTACGGCGCGAAGGGCTACGTCTACGCGGCGGTGACGCGGCGCTTCGAGCGCCGTCCCGGTCCCGACGCCGTGGCCGACGTCGTCGTGCAGATCGAGGAAGAGCAGCCGTACACCATCCGGCGGATCGAGTTCCGCGGCAACACGACGACGAACGACGTCGTGCTGCGCCGCGAGATGAACGTCTTCGAGGGGGAACTGCTCAACAAGGCCCAGCTCGACCGCTCGGTGCAGAAGCTGCAGATGCTCGGCTTCTGGATGCCGGGCGAGGAGCCGACGCTCGAGCCGGTGCCCGGCAAGTCGGAAGTCGACGTCCGGGTGCAGGGCGAGGAGCAGTCCCGCAACGAAGTGCAGATCGGCGGCGGCTACTCGGAGCTCGAAGGGGCGTTCTTCCTCGCCAGCTACCAGACGCGCAACCTGCTCGGCCGCGGCGAGGCGCTGGAGCTCTCCGCCCAGGTCGGCGGCTACTCCAACCGCTCCTCGATCAGCTTCACCGAGCCGTGGTTCCTCGGCAAGCCGAACACCTTCGGCTTCCAGCTCTTCCGCCGCAGCTACGACTACGGCCAGTACCAGGACGCCAGCGGCGCCCAGCAGCGGCTGCAGCAGACGAGCACCGGCGGCGCGCTGACGCTCGGCCGCCGGCTCGGCGACTTCTCCACCTTCCAGATCACCTACGGCTACGAGAGCGTGGACGCCGACACGATCGACGTCTCCTCGTACTTCGCCTCGACCCGCACCAAGATCGGCTCGCTGACGCCGCTCTACTCGTTCCGGCGCGTGAACAACCCGATGCGCCCGACGCGCGGCATGGAGATCCAGCTCGTCCCGCAGATCGCCTCGAAGATCTTCGGCGGCGACACGAACTTCTTCCGGCCGCGGATCTCCTTCAGCGGCTACCACCCGATCTTCAGCAAGCTGTTCGTGGCCGCCCACCTCGAGGCCCAGTACGTGCGGGCGTTCGGCAGCTACGACCGCAAGACCGGCGTCATCGACGGCGTGCCGCGGTTCGAGCGGTTCTACCTCGGCGGCGACTCGATCGGTCCGCGCATCTTCGAGACCCGGTCGATCTCCCCGCTGCGCGACATCGTCGAGGTGGACCAGAACGGCAACCCGGTGCTCGACGCGTTCGGCAACCCGTACATCGTCAGCAACGCCTACGTCGGCGGCAACAAGTCGATCCTGGGGCAGTTCGAGCTGGGGCTGCCGATCGGCAAGACGGCGACCTTCGCCGGCTTCTTCGACGCCGGCGGCGTCTACGACAACGGCGTGCACATCAACACGAGCGACATGCGGATGTCGGCCGGCGTCGAGTTCCGCGTCTACCTGCCGGTCTTCCAGGCGCCGATCCGCCTGATCTACGGCTGGCCGATCAAGTCGAAGAGCTACGACGAGATCAGCCGGTTCCAGTTCTCGATCGGCCTGCCGTTCTGA
- the sucC gene encoding ADP-forming succinate--CoA ligase subunit beta yields MNVHEYQAKQVLARFGVPVAPGEVAETPEQARAIAEKLGGPVVVKAQIHAGGRGKGGGIKLAKTPAEAEEKARAILGMTLVSPQTGPKGRLVRKVFVTSANDIAHEYYLGVLVDRAKAKITIMASSEGGVEIEKVAAETPEKIIRADVDPVAGYQPYLGRKVAKGLGLTGPLFKQFIKLLGGCVRCFQEMDASLVEINPLVSTPDGNLLALDAKVSFDDSGLHRHEDVRAMRDVHEEDPLEVEASKSDLNYIKLDGVVGCMVNGAGLAMATMDIIDLAGSRPANFLDVGGGANKESVTNAFRILMGDPNVKAVLVNIFGGIVRCDRVAEGIVAAAKDVKINVPLVVRLQGTNAAEARHILEASGLKLAAAEGLDEAAKKVVAAVRGEAR; encoded by the coding sequence TTGAACGTTCACGAGTACCAGGCCAAGCAGGTTCTCGCGCGCTTCGGCGTTCCGGTCGCTCCCGGCGAAGTCGCGGAGACCCCGGAACAGGCGCGCGCCATCGCCGAGAAGCTCGGCGGTCCCGTCGTCGTCAAGGCCCAGATCCACGCCGGCGGGCGCGGAAAGGGCGGGGGCATCAAGCTCGCCAAGACTCCGGCCGAAGCCGAAGAGAAGGCCCGCGCGATCCTCGGCATGACGCTCGTTTCGCCGCAGACCGGCCCCAAGGGGCGGTTGGTCCGCAAGGTCTTCGTCACGTCGGCCAACGACATCGCGCACGAGTACTACCTCGGCGTGCTGGTGGACCGCGCGAAGGCCAAGATCACGATCATGGCCTCCTCCGAAGGCGGCGTGGAGATCGAGAAGGTCGCCGCGGAGACGCCGGAGAAGATCATCCGCGCCGACGTCGATCCGGTCGCCGGCTACCAGCCGTACCTCGGCCGCAAGGTCGCCAAGGGGCTCGGGCTCACCGGTCCGCTGTTCAAGCAGTTCATCAAGCTGCTCGGCGGCTGCGTGCGCTGCTTCCAGGAGATGGACGCCTCGCTGGTCGAGATCAACCCGCTCGTCTCCACGCCGGACGGGAACCTGCTCGCGCTCGACGCGAAGGTCTCCTTCGACGACAGCGGCCTCCACCGCCACGAGGACGTCCGCGCGATGCGCGACGTCCACGAGGAAGACCCGCTGGAGGTCGAGGCCAGCAAGAGCGACCTCAACTACATCAAGCTCGACGGCGTCGTCGGCTGCATGGTCAACGGCGCGGGGCTGGCGATGGCCACGATGGACATCATCGACCTCGCCGGTTCGCGTCCGGCCAACTTCCTCGACGTGGGCGGCGGCGCCAACAAGGAGTCGGTGACCAACGCCTTCCGCATCCTGATGGGCGACCCGAACGTCAAGGCGGTCCTGGTCAACATCTTCGGCGGCATCGTCCGCTGCGACCGCGTGGCCGAGGGGATCGTCGCCGCGGCCAAGGACGTGAAGATCAACGTCCCGCTGGTCGTCCGCCTGCAGGGCACCAACGCCGCCGAAGCGCGGCACATCCTCGAAGCCTCCGGCCTGAAGCTCGCCGCGGCCGAGGGTCTCGACGAGGCCGCGAAGAAGGTCGTCGCGGCCGTGCGCGGGGAGGCGCGATGA